From a region of the Babesia bovis T2Bo chromosome 1, whole genome shotgun sequence genome:
- a CDS encoding myosin A — protein MARFSKDEIATANALKRQGTAVQAFDASDNLLTGFQIWTDAAPSIKEDPSLLFVKCLVHPGSTREKLICSQIEPAPPAGQEDKTFEVPLANAWNTNMSIDPMTYGDIGMLPQTNIPCVLDYLRHRFMNNQIYSTADPLLVAINPFKDLGNATDAVIREYKTAADSLKLAPHVFRTARMALENVYDYKYSQTIIVSGESGAGKTEATKQMMRYFAYSQKGETSGKIQTAIMAANPVLEAFGNAKTIRNNNSSRFGRFMQLDVSEEGGIRYGSVVAFLLEKSRIITQDSDERSYHIFYQFLKGATPEMRNKYKLKGLNEYKFLNPNCLDVPSIDDVADFKEVLESFKNMGLGESEIDTILSVLSGVLLMGNVEIGATSVDGIDDAAMIVNKDVFNTACNLLYLDPALLETELTVKITSAGNNQIKGPRKKQDGEVLKTSVCKAIYERLFLWLIRNLNRSIEPPTGFKTFIGMLDIFGFEVFKNNSLEQLFINITNEMLQTNFVDIVFKREAALYTNEGIPIPELKYTSNADIIEVLCSKGKSILSLLEDQCLAPGGTDENLVSSCNNQLKDNSKYSPAKVGAKLNFTVTHTIGTISYNAQSFIFKNKDVLTAELVECVNASPNEMIKGLFENVVVTRGKLAKGQLIGSQFMSQLDALMKLINSTDSHFIRCVKPNESKQPLDFNSVKILVQLHALSIIEALQLRKLGYSYRRPYESFLEQYKYLDLSITNDKSLDPKVAAERLITSVGVSKDQYAFGKSMMFLTQKLAKELTAIQRQRLSVWEPITAMIDAWITRQMAKKSLMSAVEDIVRLQAHLRRHIVESRVTPSPDRMVKMQMTS, from the exons ATGGCGAGATTTTCGAAGGACGAGATCGCCACGGCGAACGCATTAAAGCGTCAGGGCACTGCGGTCCAAGCGTTTGATGCGTCTGACAACCTGCTAACT GGTTTCCAAATCTGGACTGACGCGGCACCTAGTATCAAGGAGGATCCTTCTCTTCTCTTTGTAAAATGCCTTGTACACCCCGGTTCTACACGTGAGAAGTTGATATGCTCGCAGATTGAGCCTGCTCCTCCTGCTGGACAG GAGGACAAGACCTTCGAGGTTCCTTTGGCCAATGCGTGGAACACCAATATGTCTATTGACCCTATGACTTATGGTGATATTGGTATGCTTCCTCAGACCAACATTCCATGTGTTTTGGACTACCTTCGTCACCGTTTCATGAACAACCAAATTTACAGCACAGCTGACCCTCTTTTGGTTGCTATTAACCCTTTCAAGGACCTTGGAAATGCTACTGATGCTGTGATTCGTGAATACAAGACAGCTGCTGACTCGTTGAAGCTGGCTCCTCATGTCTTCCGCACTGCTCGTATGGCTTTGGAGAATGTCTACGACTACAAGTACTCGCAGACCATTATTGTGTCTGGTGAATCCGGTGCTGGTAAGACTGAAGCCACCAAGCAGATGATGCGTTACTTCGCTTACAGCCAGAAGGGTGAGACTAGTGGTAAGATTCAGACTGCCATTATGGCTGCCAACCCCGTGCTTGAGGCCTTCGGTAATGCCAAGACCATTCGCAACAACAACTCATCTCGTTTCGGTCGTTTCATGCAGCTTGATGTATCAGAAGAAGGTGGTATTCGTTACGGTTCAGTCGTTGCCTTCTTGCTGGAGAAGTCACGTATCATCACTCAGGATTCGGACGAGCGTTCATACCACATTTTCTACCAGTTTTTGAAGGGTGCCACTCCTGAAATGCGTAACAAGTACAAACTGAAGGGTCTTAACGAGTACAAGTTTTTGAACCCCAACTGCTTGGACGTTCCTTCCATTGATGATGTTGCTGACTTTAAGGAGGTGTTGGAGTCCTTCAAAAACATGGGTTTGGGTGAGAGTGAAATTGATACCATTCTTTCTGTTCTTTCTGGTGTATTGTTGATGGGTAATGTGGAGATTGGTGCTACATCCGTGGATGGTATTGATGACGCTGCTATGATTGTTAACAAGGATGTTTTCAACACTGCTTGTAATTTGCTTTACCTAGACCCTGCTCTCCTCGAAACTGAGCTTACAGTCAAGATTACTAGTGCTGGTAACAACCAGATTAAAGGCCCCCGTAAGAAGCAGGATGGTGAGGTGTTGAAGACCAGTGTTTGCAAGGCCATCTATGAGCGTTTGTTCCTTTGGTTGATTCGTAACCTTAACCGTTCCATTGAGCCTCCTACAGGTTTCAAGACCTTCATTGGTATGCTTGATATTTTCGGTTTTGAGGTCTTCAAGAACAACTCGTTGGAGCAGCTTTTCATTAACATTACTAACGAAATGCTTCAGACAAACTTTGTCGACATTGTATTCAAGCGTGAGGCTGCTTTGTACACCAACGAGGGCATTCCAATCCCTGAGTTGAAGTACACCAGCAATGCTGACATTATTGAGGTACTATGCTCCAAGGGCAAGTCTATCTTGTCCCTTTTGGAGGACCAGTGTCTTGCACCAGGTGGTACGGATGAGAATTTGGTAAGCTCCTGCAACAACCAGCTCAAGGACAACTCCAAGTATTCTCCAGCTAAGGTCGGTGCTAAGTTGAACTTCACCGTTACTCACActattggtactatttCTTACAACGCCCAGTCGTTTATATTCAAGAACAAGGATGTGCTAACAGCTGAGTTGGTTGAGTGTGTCAATGCCTCTCCTAATGAGATGATCAAGGGATTGTTCGAGAACGTTGTTGTAACTCGTGGCAAGTTGGCTAAGGGTCAACTTATTGGTTCCCAGTTCATGTCACAGCTGGACGCTTTGATGAAGTTGATCAACAGCACCGATTCCCACTTCATTCGATGTGTGAAGCCTAACGAGAGTAAGCAGCCTCTTGACTTCAACAGCGTCAAGATTTTGGTACAACTTCACGCTTTGAGTATTATAGAGGCCTTGCAGCTTCGTAAGTTGGGTTACTCCTACCGTCGTCCTTACGAATCCTTTTTGGAGCAGTACAAGTACCTCGATTTGTCCATCACTAATGACAAGTCACTTGACCCCAAGGTTGCCGCTGAGCGTCTCATAACATCAGTTGGTGTTTCCAAGGATCAGTATGCCTTTGGTAAGAGCATGATGTTCTTGACCCAGAAATTGGCCAAGGAGCTTACTGCCATCCAGCGCCAGCGTTTGAGTGTATGGGAGCCTATTACTGCAATGATTGATGCCTGGATAACTCGTCAGATGGCTAAAAAGAGCCTAATGTCGGCTGTGGAGGACATTGTTCGCCTGCAAGCTCACTTGCGCCGTCACATTGTGGAGAGCAGGGTGACCCCTAGTCCCGATAGGATGGTGAAAATGCAGATGACTTCATAG
- a CDS encoding putative integral membrane protein yields the protein MMLKFTWLTLIVLSFPNKLAISVDYRSWYTPAQNTYKRGKSVYEDIIKSANDREEECVILHSSDRQLATMQYGTGSGGQFPCINQLQRGSNRSLFDINANVDEMAGPTRKDRVIAEGGCWQFVLNQINALDIDKCDIKGEVSRSLIALAKTKCHFIRSRRAFPLAEHGCILNPESVDDKSLGIFNEEYETNPCRDDYSSAECRKLKEDIVAQCTNLRIMSESAFQMYHADLNHIDDICFYLQSNDWNRRTESNINKLGESASTILYKHHDIENMLETMRIEHERNLDKANEISKWMESLEKDIKSVFRILNIIRSYQRIIIEFIHNFKMVLLYILYILVAVVFTVFDATAWARPRIILAIATACSVDTLLYKWITSSKLTEQLPYSKDEICTTTSKSIRYTTLLYSTITWVKAVLNYQAPGEAMLREMHQIRKILTPRVIYTHIVTDSDDEGTDGTSAKGYTLDDFVELFGDESDSDYTYVSGYTSEDSVDDSLGEDSDGLVNEYLESRRRRRH from the exons ATGATGCTAAAGTTTACCTGGTTAACCCTAATAGTCCTTTCCTTCCCGAATAAGCTAGCCATCAGTGTAGATTACAGGAGTTGGTATACTCCAGCACAAAACACGTACAAGCGTGGTAAATCAGTATATGAAGATATCATCAAGTCAGCCAATGATAGAGAGGAGGAGTGCGTCATACTACACTCATCAGACAGACAATTAGCAACAATGCAGTACGGAACAGGTTCCGGGGGACAATTTCCATGCATCAACCAGTTACAACGGGGCA GTAACAGAAGTTTATTCGATATTAATGCAAATGTCGATGAGATGGCGGGTCCAACCCGGAAGGATAGGGTCATTGCAGAAGGAGGTTGCTGGCAATTTGTGCTAAACCAAATAAATGCATTGGATATTGACAAATGTGACATAAAAGGTGAAGTCTCAAGGTCATTAATCGCCCTCGCAAAAACCAAGTGCCATTTTATTAGATCACGTAGGGCATTCCCCCTAGCAGAACATGGATGCATACTGAATCCTGAATCTGTTGACGATAAATCGCTAGGAATATTTAATGAAGAATACGAAACTAATCCATGTAGAGATGATTATAGCAGTGCTGAATGTAGGAAATTAAAGGAAGATATTGTTGCCCAATGTACAAATCTACGTATCATGTCAGAATCAGCCTTCCAAATGTATCACGCAGATCTCAACCACATTG ATGATATATGCTTTTACCTCCAATCTAATGATTGGAACCGAAGGACAGAATCAAAC ATAAATAAACTTGGGGAATCGGCATCAaccattttatataaacatcatGATATTGAGAACATGCTAGAAACAATGCGTATAGAGCATGAAAGGAATTTAGACAAAGCAAACGA GATATCAAAATGGATGGAATCTCTAGAAAAGGATATCAAAAGTGTATTCCGTATATTGAACATTATAAGATCATACCAGCGGATTATAATTG AATTCATACATAACTTCAAGATGGTTCTCCtctatatactatatattctaGTAGCTGTTGTATTCACCGTTTTTGACGCTACTGCCTGGGCCCGCCCAAGGATTATTCTAG cTATTGCAACCGCGTGCTCAGTGGATACActattatacaaatggatTACAAGTTCCAAACTGACTGAACAACTACCATACAGCAAGGATGAGATCTGCACTACAACATCTAAGTCCATCAGATAT ACAACACTTCTATACTCAACTATAACATGGGTGAAAGCAGTTCTAAA CTACCAAGCACCCGGTGAGGCCATGCTAAGGGAAATGCATCAAATCAGGAAAATATTAACTCCGAGGGTAATATACACCCATATTGTAACAGATTCAGATGATGAAGGTACTGACG GAACATCTGCAAAGGGATATACACTAGATGATTTTGTGGAATTATTCGGCGATGAAAGTGACAGCGACTATACCTACG TATCGGGATATACATCAGAAGACAGTGTTGATGACTCCCTAGGGGAAGATTCAGACGGCCTTGTCAATGAATACCTAGAATCCAGAAGAAGGCGACGGCATTGA
- a CDS encoding putative 40S ribosomal protein S13, translating to MGRMYGKGKGISSSSIPYRRRPASWVKTKPLDVEQQIVKLAKKGMTPSQIGVVLRDSNAIPLVKTITNNKILRILRGHGWAPDIPEDLYFLVKKAVVMRKHMEHNLNDKDSKFRLILVESRIHRLARYFKKKRRLPANWKYKSETASALLG from the exons ATGGGCCGTATGTACGGAAAGGGTAAGGGTATCTCGTCTTCGAGTATCCCCTACCGCCGCAGGCCAGCCTCCTGGGTAAAGACAAAGCCACTTGATGTGGAGCAGCAAATTGTTAAGCTTGCTAAGAAGGGTATGACTCCTTCACAAATCGGTGTAGTTCTTCGTGATTCAAATGCCATCCCATTGGTTAAAACCATTACCAACAACAAGATTTTACGTATTCTTCGTGGCCACG GTTGGGCACCTGACATTCCAGAGGACCTTTACTTCCTTGTGAAGAAGGCTGTTGTTATGAGGAAGCACATGGAGCACAACTTGAATGACAAGGACTCCAAATTCCGTTTAATTCTTGTTGAATCAAGGATCCACAGGTTGGCTCGTTACTTCAAGAAGAAGCGCCGTCTACCAGCTAACTGGAAGTACAAGTCTGAGACTGCTAGTGCTCTTTTGGGTTAA
- a CDS encoding RNA recognition motif domain containing protein codes for MPDEDGDHTTEVTYPCAPAPPVEIKLFVARIPKTYEEAEIRKMFEEFGDVKDVVIIRDKATNAHKCCAFVRMVSISQADAAIKRLNNNCVVDTALGAVLVKYASGETERLGFTSLVGEPGVNDAKLFVGSIPKNAEEDLIREIFGPYGTLEDIFIMKDQNGAGKGCAFVKMAYKEQGLYAIRSLDGMKQLEGCPRPMEVRFAESKANKQQNMMMQHQMPGRGIIVQPPYPIPTPTHVRQIGVWREYLSPEGKPYFYNEQTGHTQWERPPEFDNAASSAQVPAGPPGANLFIFHIPNEWTHHDLVHTFSQFGKILSSRIASDRSTGRHKGYAFVSYDTPESAAQAIQHLNGFTVLGKRLKVTIKKGDESTVPVASSVPGASMQARLATPAYQAYQHTSAHGGQSFAQQTYPQQPYYGSYQR; via the exons ATGCCGGACGAAGACGGCGATCACACGACGGAGGTCACATACCCTTGTGCCCCTGCGCCTCCGGTAGAAATAAAGCTTTTCGTCGCTCGCATTCCAAAAACATATGAAGAAGCTGAGATTCGTAAAATGTTTGAGGAGTTTGGGGATGTGAAGGATGTGGTAATTATACGCGACAAGGCTACCAACGCTCACAAGTGCTGTGCCTTTGTTCGTATGGTTTCAATATCGCAGGCTGACGCGGCCATTAAGCGTCTGAACAATAATTGTGTTGTTGATACTGCGTTGGGAGCTGTGCTGGTGAAATACGCCTCTGGCGAAACAGAGCGGCTTGGGTTTACTTCCCTTGTTGGTGAACCTGGTGTCAATGACGCTAAGCTCTTTGTTGGCAGTATACCAAAAAATGCCGAAGAGGACTTGATACGTGAAATATTTGGTCCTTATGGTACTTTGGAAGACATTTTTATCATGAAGGACCAAAATGGCGCGGGTAAGGGCTGCGCGTTTGTTAAGATGGCCTACAAAGAGCAGGGCCTTTATGCCATTCGCAGTCTTGACGGCATGAAGCAGCTTGAGGGCTGCCCTCGTCCGATGGAAGTGCGTTTTGCAGAGTCCAAGGCCAACAAACAGCAGAACATGATGATGCAGCATCAGATGCCTGGTAGGGGTATCATCGTACAGCCTCCCTACCCAATCCCAACCCCTACCCATGTCCGCCAGATTGGAGTATGGCGTGAGTATCTATCACCAGAGGGGAAACCTTACTTCTATAACGAACAAACGGGTCATACCCAATGGGAACGCCCACCCGAGTTTGACAACGCCGCCAGCAGTGCACAGGTACCAGCGGGTCCCCCCGGTGCCAACCTTTTCATCTTCCACATTCCCAACGAGTGGACTCATCACGATCTCGTGCATACATTCTCTCAGTTTGGTAAGATACTGAGTTCCAGGATTGCGAGTGACAGATCTACCGGAAGGCATAAGGGTTATGCCTTCGTTTCATATGACACGCCTGAGTCTGCTGCTCAGGCTATACAGCATCTGAATGGTTTTACTGTTTTAGGTAAGCGTCTGAAGGTAACCATCAAGAAAGGAGACGAATCTACTGTTCCTGTTGCCAGTAGTGTGCCTGGTGCTTCGATGCAAGCACGCTTGGCCACTCCGGCGTATCAGGCTTATCAGCACACTTCTGCGCACGGAGGACAATCTTTTGCTCAGCAAACGTACCCTCAACAGCCTTATTACGGGTCCTATCAAAG ATAG
- a CDS encoding RNB domain family protein has protein sequence MIDADDVLTEQLPLKRSVRTFWRASGHSNVKRFTREVYYRTDLGCGLDSCTECPRSSTQGTLDGSKPILILTVDVLLNQMTFCERCLDNCVIPATVANEVRRRSLTLYARMKRLILSGTGNDVVMNDVDHVPKSFYLFSNENFEPTHVEERGNITTAQRDELLIERCAEWYRSHVPSSNRVIILRNNNSQDPLVNEDALSVDSDPSASGSSALERLTVEDWATELKPIVTDVFEYVAARRTDQRHHSDNASDDGSIYPAHLSEMEMQDGIDSGRYHRGVLHMYPGSFQNGYVSCGEDEYKVCGTYNLNRAIHGDAVCIEIVTDGMDVVVPDSGDDAAVPEDIVAEDSEDIKLLDVDKTDKPLECLKKECRVVGILKRNWREYCGTLMAVDEAIDMVGHSHMVQRIFVPVDARIPYICIDTRKSSELENKRIVVVIDSWDRFSRKPSGHWVEIIGDVEDLETESAVILREHEVITREFPPKAYMELPPADWKPGAEDIKLRKDFRKNLVFSVDPPGCKDIDDALGFSVLDNGNIEVSVHIADVTHFVKAGSFIDKEASKRCTTVYLVDRRTDMLPSLLTTNLCSLVPNEDRLCFSVVWQFDRNNEIVDTQFYKGIIRSSRAFTYKDAQDLIDAGGSDNITEALKGLDNIAKILRAKRFESGAVELESPEVKFEYELTDVRKMQKYVLYDTNRMVEEFMLLANVSVATKIFERFPTSALLRRHPPPVDERLKVLQRSLSQHGIEFEFGNSRDLNLSLKRLVQSGDPRLGSALRIMTTRCMSQAVYCHSGEAGVTSFKHYGLSSELYTHFTSPIRRYADVIVHRMLAAALDIEAMDTSFYQELSSQCEVLNKRHRNATWCGRESSRLFAYLFLKQKGEVTATATVIGTSEKRICVIAHELGIEATARVDISEFDAQTQRATLACGKHVNLFDHVTVKLSAENKHYRYNIKAELI, from the exons ATGATTGATGCAGATGATGTATTAACGGAGCAGCTTCCGTTGAAGCGGTCCGTCAGGACCTTCTGGCGTGCGTCAGGGCACAGCAACGTCAAGCGCTTTACGCGTGAAGTTTACTATCGCACCGATTTGGGTTGTGGTTTAGATAGCTGCACAGAATGTCCACGATCTTCTACTCAAG GCACTCTAGATGGGAGCAAGCCGATATTGATCTTGACGGTGGATGTCTTGTTAAACCAGATGACATTTTGCGAGCGATGTTTGGATAATTGTGTGATTCCAGCAACCGTGGCTAACGAAGTTCGTCGTAGAAGCCTTACTCTTTACGCTCGCATGAAAAGGCTTATCCTATCTGGTACTGGTAATGATGTCGTCATGAACGATGTTGACCACGTGCCAAAAAGCTTCTATCTATTTTCTAACGAGAACTTTGAACCTACACACGTAGAGGAGCGTGGTAATATCACAACAGCCCAGCGTGATGAGCTTTTAATTGAAAGGTGTGCTGAATGGTACCGGAGCCATGTGCCGTCGTCTAATAGGGTGATTATTCTGCGTAACAACAATTCGCAGGATCCTTTAGTAAATGAAGATGCATTATCTGTGGACTCAGATCCTAGTGCATCGGGATCTTCTGCTTTGGAGCGTTTGACAGTTGAAGACTGGGCCACTGAACTGAAGCCTATTGTTACTGATGTATTTGAATATGTAGCCGCAAGGCGAACGGATCAACGACATCACTCTGACAACGCCTCTGATGACGGTAGCATATACCCTGCGCATCTCTCAGAAATGGAGATGCAGGATGGTATTGACAGTGGAAGGTACCATCGTGGTGTGCTCCATATGTATCCCGGTTCCTTCCAAAACGGCTATGTATCCTGCGGTGAAGATGAATACAAGGTTTGTGGTACATACAACTTAAACCGTGCAATTCACGGTGACGCTGTGTGTATTGAAATCGTTACCGATGGTATGGATGTCGTCGTCCCGGATAGTGGTGATGACGCGGCAGTGCCAGAGGATATAGTTGCTGAAGACTCAGAGGACATTAAACTCTTGGATGTAGATAAAACTGACAAACCACTAGAATGCCTGAAAAAGGAATGCCGGGTCGTCGGTATATTGAAGCGCAATTGGCGTGAATACTGTGGTACCTTAATGGCAGTTGACGAGGCTATTGATATGGTCGGTCATAGTCATATGGTACAACGCATATTTGTCCCCGTGGATGCACGTATTCCGTACATATGCATAGATACGCGGAAGTCCAGTGAACTCGAAAACAAAAGGATAGTTGTGGTTATCGACAGTTGGGATCGTTTTTCTAGGAAGCCAAGTGGCCACTGGGTGGAAATAATAGGTGATGTAGAGGACTTGGAAACTGAAAGTGCAGTTATATTGCGTGAACATGAAGTAATTACCCGTGAATTCCCACCGAAGGCCTATATGGAGCTACCACCAGCAGATTGGAAGCCTGGAGCTGAGGACATCAAGCTCCGGAAGGACTTCCGCAAGAATCTAGTGTTTTCCGTGGATCCACCAGGTTGTAAAGATATTGACGATGCGCTTGGTTTTTCTGTGTTGGATAACGGTAACATCGAGGTTTCTGTACATATAGCTGATGTAACCCATTTTGTCAAAGCTGGCAGTTTCATCGATAAGGAGGCTTCAAAGCGATGCACAACAGTATACCTGGTAGATAGACGTACGGACATGCTTCCGTCGCTCTTAACTACTAATTTATGTTCGCTGGTGCCTAATGAAGACCGTTTGTGTTTTTCTGTGGTTTGGCAATTTGATAGAAACAACGAAATCGTGGATACACAATTCTACAAGGGTATCATACGCAGCTCTCGTGCCTTCACTTACAAGGATGCTCAGGACCTTATAGACGCTGGAGGGAG TGACAACATTACTGAGGCACTAAAGGGTTTAGATAACATCGCAAAGATATTGCGTGCCAAAAGGTTCGAAAGCGGAGCTGTCGAACTGGAGTCGCCAGAGGTTAAGTTCGAGTACGAGTTAACCGACGTCCGGAAGATGCAGAAGTATGTATTGTACGACACAAATCGTATGGTTGAAGAGTTCATGCTTCTGGCCAACGTGAGTGTGGCAACAAAGATTTTCGAACGCTTTCCTACCTCAGCACTGCTGAGGAGGCATCCTCCTCCGGTGGATGAGCGTCTCAAGGTGCTACAGAGGTCGCTATCGCAACATGGAATTGAATTCGAATTCGGCAATTCGCGCGACCTCAATCTATCGCTAAAGCGCCTAGTACAAAGCGGTGATCCACGGCTGGGTAGCGCATTGCGGATAATGACCACGCGATGCATGAGTCAAGCTGTTTACTGTCATTCCGGAGAAGCAGGTGTTACCAGCTTCAAACATTACGGACTCAGTAGCGAGCTCTATACCCATTTTACATCGCCCATTCGTCGTTACGCTGACGTTATTGTGCATCGCATGCTTGCCGCCGCGCTTGATATCGAGGCCATGGACACCAGCTTCTACCAAGAG CTGTCCTCGCAGTGTGAGGTGCTCAACAAGCGCCACAGGAACGCCACATGGTGTGGTCGCGAGTCCAGCCGTTTGTTCGCATATCTCTTTCTCAAGCAGAAG GGTGAAGTGACAGCCACTGCTACAGTCATTGGCACCAGTGAAAAGCGAATATGCGTCATTGCCCACGAGCTTGGCATCGAAGCTACTGCGAGAGTGGACATCTCGGAGTTTGATGCGCAAACCCAGCGTGCGACGCTAGCCTGCGGCAAGCACGTTAACCTTTTCGATCACGTTACCGTCAAGCTCAGTGCTGAAAACAAGCATTACAGATACAACATAAAAGCAGAattgatataa
- a CDS encoding Endonuclease/Exonuclease/phosphatase family protein, with amino-acid sequence MIQEPVLPLYSLFIRRPYRCLWATSKESIVPYHSSDILSGNKTGESRRFGIYRRYLKTTDKGQFKRQWVAIKNRTPVGLMATNGIHPGVVGTGPMSNNLLDLGSLSNAKMAYGLDMEQHAARKEPEKTEDTSVVRTRSIALSPVCIAKVANMDQLARDMGDLSVQRSSGLNTPKASSDTDSLVKRKWSTERQHQPREQKFKFEPVVVMSFNCLARSLVDNKYVNNDRDVMSWNSRKFAILDVLQQSEADVVCLQEVDEEEYKNFFLTEFLALGYGSYFKKKKTPKLDGVCVLYNEDRFELLYHKDVEFAVHDADYDRLQVAVVLALMDMRTKVVGQEDNEVRDIYIIANTHLLFNKNRGDVKFAQLCALLSAIKEVESLCLERLENTSDNPKPAIIMCGDFNFTPQSLMYHFLSQGYVVLRNCDVKMMSGQYLMFDTTYKTEQVGHGQSGITVGDFEGNYIPDIYGTADCSEWVESLRHNNSMVNFTKMPEWMEKDPNRRRLICNYLQVLSEHDTCSRSDAGSAHENEEGTPGYRVSNESDLLFCPFKFTSAYSVYDPGQNRSNEPAFTAFHGWQRGCVDYIWYTCDEVDVESIYELPAYTDVTENGNLPNKAWPSSDHFSLVSQFKRRS; translated from the coding sequence ATGATACAAGAACCTGTTCTTCCGCTATACTCGCTGTTTATCAGAAGGCCATATAGATGTTTATGGGCTACATCCAAGGAATCTATTGTACCGTATCACAGTTCTGACATTCTATCTGGAAATAAAACAGGTGAATCACGGCGTTTTGGGATATACCGCCGTTACTTAAAAACCACTGATAAGGGACAATTCAAACGTCAGTGGGTAGCAATCAAGAATCGTACACCAGTTGGCTTAATGGCGACCAACGGTATACATCCTGGTGTGGTGGGCACGGGGCCTATGAGCAACAACTTGCTTGATTTGGGTTCATTATCCAATGCGAAGATGGCCTACGGCTTGGACATGGAACAACATGCGGCTAGGAAGGAACCTGAAAAGACGGAAGATACTTCAGTTGTAAGAACTAGATCAATAGCTCTGTCACCAGTGTGCATTGCTAAGGTTGCTAACATGGATCAGCTGGCTCGCGATATGGGCGATCTGAGCGTACAACGTAGCTCCGGATTGAATACCCCCAAAGCGAGTTCTGATACTGATAGTTTGGTAAAGAGGAAATGGAGTACTGAAAGGCAACACCAACCTCGTGAACAGAAATTCAAGTTTGAGCCCGTGGTTGTAATGAGCTTTAATTGCCTGGCACGTAGTCTTGTTGACAACAAATATGTTAACAACGACCGTGATGTAATGTCCTGGAATAGTCGCAAATTTGCGATTCTAGATGTTCTACAACAATCCGAGGCTGATGTCGTTTGTCTGCAGGAGGTAGATGAAGAGGAGTACAAGAATTTCTTCTTGACAGAGTTCCTCGCTCTTGGTTATGGCTCGTACTTCAAAAAGAAGAAAACACCCAAGTTAGATGGTGTTTGTGTACTGTACAATGAGGACCGTTTCGAACTACTCTACCATAAGGATGTTGAATTTGCTGTTCATGATGCTGATTACGACCGTTTACAGGTAGCTGTGGTTCTTGCCTTGATGGATATGCGCACTAAAGTAGTGGGTCAAGAGGATAACGAGGTACGCGATATTTACATTATCGCGAATACCCATCTGCTATTCAACAAGAACCGTGGTGATGTCAAGTTTGCCCAGCTCTGCGCCTTACTTTCCGCTATAAAAGAGGTGGAATCACTATGCTTGGAGCGGTTAGAGAATACATCTGATAATCCTAAGCCGGCGATAATCATGTGCGGTGATTTCAACTTCACGCCACAAAGTTTGATGTACCATTTCCTTAGTCAAGGCTATGTCGTTCTCCGCAACTGTGATGTTAAGATGATGTCAGGGCAGTATCTGATGTTTGATACAACCTACAAGACTGAGCAGGTGGGTCACGGGCAGTCAGGTATCACCGTTGGCGACTTTGAGGGTAACTATATCCCAGACATCTATGGCACAGCCGATTGCAGTGAGTGGGTCGAGTCGCTACGTCATAACAATAGTATGGTTAACTTCACAAAAATGCCAGAGTGGATGGAAAAGGATCCTAATAGACGCAGGTTAATATGCAATTACTTACAGGTACTATCTGAACACGACACTTGCAGCAGGTCGGATGCTGGCAGTGCCCATGAAAATGAAGAAGGCACTCCAGGATACCGGGTTTCTAACGAAAGTGACTTGCTATTTTGCCCGTTCAAATTCACCAGTGCGTACAGTGTGTACGACCCTGGGCAAAATAGGTCTAACGAGCCTGCCTTCACGGCATTCCATGGATGGCAACGTGGTTGTGTGGACTACATTTGGTACACCTGTGACGAGGTGGATGTGGAGTCGATTTACGAGCTCCCTGCGTACACCGATGTCACTGAAAACGGCAACCTCCCTAACAAGGCTTGGCCTTCTTCAGACCACTTTAGCCTGGTATCACAATTCAAGAGGCGTAGTTAA